A part of Pirellulales bacterium genomic DNA contains:
- a CDS encoding P-II family nitrogen regulator: MKLIIAIIQPSRLEAVKAALTEVEVFRLTIMDVQGFGRQKGHTEVYRGHEISVNLLRKVQLQIAVNEEFVEPTINAIIKGGRTGKAGEIGDGKIFVLPLEDCIRIRTGERGGEAI, from the coding sequence ATGAAGCTGATAATCGCCATCATTCAGCCCAGCCGCCTCGAGGCGGTCAAGGCCGCTCTGACCGAGGTCGAGGTGTTCCGCCTCACCATCATGGACGTGCAAGGCTTCGGCCGCCAGAAGGGGCATACCGAGGTTTATCGCGGGCACGAGATTTCCGTCAATCTGCTACGGAAAGTGCAACTTCAGATCGCGGTGAACGAGGAATTCGTCGAGCCGACGATCAACGCGATCATCAAAGGGGGCCGCACCGGCAAGGCCGGCGAGATCGGCGACGGCAAAATCTTCGTCCTCCCGCTGGAAGACTGCATCCGCATCCGCACCGGCGAACGGGGCGGCGAAGCGATTTAG